One window of the Williamwhitmania taraxaci genome contains the following:
- a CDS encoding RidA family protein → MSGVIIKNSRNTENAPKCSAATQTVAFSHYNNFSAQLPIDPKTGKIVGSDVKEQAKQCLVNIKAIVESIDHVMDDVVKITIFLKNISDIKAVDEVYTTFFNSYLPTRTTVAVAALPMDALVQIEAIISNGEGTTPQIPCALIKVARNTENAPKGLYTQTVAFSHYNNISAQLPIDPKSGKIVAGGAKEQAVQCLSNIKAVLESINHVMNDVVKTTIFIKNISDIEAVNEACAKFFPTYVPTRSIVSASGLPMDALVQIDAVVSHGDGTPPQLPEDTRLLVIEANNTENAPKVSYAHTVAFSHYNHISGQLPLNPKTNEVVAGGVKEQAKQCLQNIKAIVESVDHVMDDVVKVNIQLKNIADIEAVNEVYKSFFKSDLPARTVVGVSAIPMDALVQIDAVVSNCESTPPA, encoded by the coding sequence ATGAGTGGAGTTATCATAAAAAATTCAAGGAACACAGAGAATGCACCAAAGTGTTCGGCAGCTACCCAAACTGTAGCGTTTTCGCATTACAACAATTTTTCAGCGCAGCTACCTATCGACCCTAAAACGGGCAAAATTGTCGGTAGTGATGTAAAAGAGCAAGCAAAGCAGTGCTTAGTAAACATTAAAGCAATTGTAGAAAGCATCGACCACGTTATGGACGATGTTGTTAAAATCACCATATTCCTTAAAAATATCTCCGACATTAAGGCTGTAGACGAAGTATACACAACCTTCTTCAATAGCTATCTTCCAACAAGGACAACGGTTGCAGTTGCGGCTTTACCTATGGATGCATTGGTGCAAATTGAAGCAATTATTTCAAACGGCGAAGGCACCACACCTCAAATTCCTTGCGCTCTCATAAAAGTTGCACGAAACACAGAGAATGCTCCAAAAGGCTTATACACACAAACTGTAGCCTTTTCGCATTACAACAACATTTCAGCTCAGCTACCAATCGATCCTAAATCGGGCAAAATTGTAGCGGGTGGTGCCAAAGAGCAGGCGGTACAGTGCTTAAGCAACATTAAAGCGGTTTTGGAGAGTATCAACCACGTTATGAATGATGTTGTAAAAACAACAATATTCATTAAAAACATCTCGGATATTGAGGCTGTAAACGAAGCTTGTGCCAAATTTTTCCCAACCTACGTTCCTACACGGTCAATAGTTAGCGCTTCGGGCTTGCCTATGGACGCGTTGGTACAAATTGATGCGGTAGTGTCGCACGGCGATGGTACGCCTCCACAACTCCCTGAAGATACCCGCCTGCTAGTGATAGAAGCAAACAATACGGAGAATGCACCAAAAGTTTCATACGCACACACGGTAGCTTTTTCGCACTACAATCATATTTCAGGTCAGCTACCATTGAACCCAAAAACGAACGAAGTGGTTGCTGGTGGAGTAAAAGAGCAAGCTAAGCAATGCCTACAAAACATCAAGGCAATTGTGGAAAGTGTCGACCACGTTATGGACGATGTAGTTAAAGTAAATATCCAGCTTAAGAATATTGCTGATATAGAAGCTGTAAACGAGGTGTATAAATCATTCTTCAAGAGCGATCTTCCTGCACGAACAGTAGTTGGCGTTTCAGCTATCCCAATGGATGCATTGGTGCAAATTGATGCCGTTGTATCGAACTGCGAAAGCACACCACCAGCATAA
- a CDS encoding lycopene cyclase domain-containing protein, whose amino-acid sequence MTLYLLLLLGSIVVPLALSFDKKLQFYKQWKYLMPSIIVVAVIYIAVDIYFTRLGIWGFNANYHSSNIWFGLPMEEWLFFIVIPYASIFLHDSIVLYFTKFRLKTTLANYVSFFLIIISLAIVLFNLNKIYTVYIFSLVIIVLALSYFDKTKIINSFYLTFLAILIPFLIVNAILTGSFIDEPVVWYNNSANLGIRFLTIPIEDFGYAFSLILFNLLMRERMKKIY is encoded by the coding sequence ATGACTCTATATTTACTATTGCTGCTTGGTTCCATAGTTGTTCCGCTAGCTTTAAGCTTCGATAAAAAGCTTCAGTTTTATAAGCAATGGAAATACCTGATGCCTTCAATTATTGTAGTGGCAGTAATCTATATTGCCGTTGATATTTACTTTACTCGACTAGGCATTTGGGGCTTCAATGCAAATTATCATTCCTCAAATATTTGGTTTGGTTTACCGATGGAAGAATGGCTGTTTTTTATTGTTATCCCCTATGCCAGTATATTCTTACATGATTCAATAGTGTTATATTTCACCAAATTTCGGTTGAAAACTACGTTGGCCAACTACGTATCCTTTTTTCTAATTATTATCTCATTGGCAATTGTATTGTTTAATTTAAACAAAATTTATACAGTCTACATCTTTAGTTTAGTGATAATTGTATTGGCCCTCTCATATTTCGATAAAACGAAGATAATCAATAGTTTTTATCTTACTTTTTTAGCAATACTTATTCCATTTTTAATAGTGAACGCCATTTTAACTGGCAGTTTTATAGATGAACCAGTAGTTTGGTATAACAATAGCGCGAATTTAGGAATACGTTTTTTAACCATTCCGATTGAAGATTTCGGCTATGCTTTTAGCCTTATTCTCTTCAATTTATTGATGCGAGAAAGGATGAAAAAAATATATTAG
- a CDS encoding IS1 family transposase — translation MTIIEQIRELAKQLTEQERVTVMRELKNTDASLTAQLGEAKVCPHCSSSMIIKHSMFNGRQRSKCKTCGKTFTMLTGTPIHGLKKVSLWQDY, via the coding sequence ATGACAATAATTGAACAAATCCGAGAACTCGCAAAACAGTTGACAGAACAAGAGCGCGTTACGGTAATGCGGGAGCTGAAAAATACGGATGCATCACTTACGGCTCAGCTGGGGGAGGCGAAAGTCTGCCCCCACTGCTCGAGCAGCATGATCATTAAGCACAGCATGTTCAATGGGAGGCAGCGCTCCAAGTGCAAAACGTGCGGCAAGACCTTTACTATGCTTACCGGAACGCCCATACACGGGTTGAAAAAGGTTTCACTTTGGCAGGATTACTG
- a CDS encoding bifunctional riboflavin kinase/FAD synthetase gives MEIVNLPENITNNSGLVLTLGFFDGVHQGHKTLINRTIAKANAFGFRSAVMTFWPHPRLVLGKDPGNLFFLTTLPEKSELIAKLGVDYFIVQEFNETLAAIEAEEFVRFLAEDYKVRHFVVGKDHRFGRMAKGDFRLLEQLAPKYGYTVEAFDPIQESSENISSTNIRTALASGDLEHANNMLGYPYLLAGTIETGRQLGRTIGFPTANIKPNDTLKLVPAHGVYAVLLHVDGKVEKGMMNIGIRPTVDNTLARTIEVHIINFDADIYNHRIEVAFVKKLRDEIKFPSIEHLKAQLHLDRDHAIEVLENKNLEVFKNYFLTLTV, from the coding sequence ATGGAAATAGTAAACCTCCCCGAAAATATCACCAACAACTCCGGACTGGTTCTTACCCTCGGCTTCTTCGACGGCGTACACCAAGGCCACAAAACCCTTATCAACAGAACCATTGCCAAAGCCAACGCTTTCGGCTTTCGATCGGCAGTAATGACATTTTGGCCACACCCTCGTTTGGTGCTGGGCAAAGATCCAGGAAACCTCTTTTTTCTCACCACCCTTCCCGAGAAATCGGAGCTGATTGCCAAGTTGGGAGTCGATTATTTCATTGTTCAGGAGTTTAATGAGACCCTAGCAGCCATAGAGGCCGAGGAGTTTGTTCGCTTCCTGGCCGAGGATTACAAAGTACGCCACTTTGTGGTTGGAAAAGATCACCGCTTTGGGCGGATGGCCAAGGGTGACTTTCGGCTACTGGAGCAGCTCGCACCAAAGTATGGCTACACAGTGGAAGCCTTCGACCCTATCCAGGAGAGCAGCGAGAACATTAGCTCCACCAACATTCGCACCGCACTAGCAAGTGGCGATCTCGAACATGCAAACAATATGCTAGGCTACCCCTACTTGCTGGCAGGAACGATTGAAACTGGCCGCCAGCTAGGACGAACCATTGGGTTTCCCACCGCCAACATCAAACCCAACGACACCCTTAAGTTGGTTCCAGCCCATGGCGTTTACGCCGTTCTACTCCACGTAGATGGCAAGGTAGAAAAGGGAATGATGAACATTGGTATCCGCCCCACGGTGGATAACACCTTAGCAAGAACCATCGAGGTACACATCATTAACTTCGACGCGGATATCTACAACCATCGTATTGAGGTTGCATTTGTTAAAAAACTCCGCGACGAAATTAAGTTCCCATCCATAGAGCACCTAAAAGCCCAGCTGCACCTCGACCGCGATCACGCAATTGAGGTCCTAGAAAATAAAAATCTTGAGGTTTTCAAAAACTATTTTCTAACTTTAACGGTCTAA
- a CDS encoding tetratricopeptide repeat protein, with the protein MERQKHFIMLLIMLFSFSLVKASHKTDVYKAYISNDMNLWKSVIDEMNQQKTKSNDFRLELINYQYGYIGWCIGYKKNDVAEQYIQLGESNIAVLEKSGYKPSWINSYKSAFYGYKIGLNKLKAPFIGPKSVDCAKLSMKQDAENPYGFIQFANSQYYMPAVFGGSKSEALKYYIKAEKLMEKNQSQIKEDWNYLSLLSMIAIAYTELNDYKNAKEYYKKILNIEPNFLWVKNELYPKLLKKMK; encoded by the coding sequence ATGGAAAGGCAGAAACATTTTATAATGCTTTTAATAATGCTGTTTAGTTTCTCTCTTGTTAAAGCATCGCACAAAACTGACGTTTACAAGGCATATATTAGCAATGATATGAACCTTTGGAAGAGCGTGATTGATGAAATGAACCAACAAAAAACTAAGAGCAACGACTTTCGATTGGAATTAATCAATTACCAGTATGGCTATATTGGATGGTGCATCGGTTATAAAAAGAATGATGTGGCAGAACAATATATTCAGTTGGGCGAATCAAATATCGCAGTTCTAGAAAAATCGGGCTATAAGCCATCATGGATTAATTCATACAAATCAGCATTTTACGGATACAAAATTGGGCTAAATAAACTTAAAGCGCCGTTTATAGGGCCTAAAAGTGTTGACTGTGCTAAATTATCTATGAAACAAGATGCTGAAAACCCATATGGCTTTATTCAATTTGCAAATTCGCAATACTACATGCCGGCAGTGTTTGGTGGTTCAAAATCGGAGGCCTTAAAATATTACATAAAGGCCGAGAAACTTATGGAAAAAAATCAGAGTCAAATAAAAGAAGATTGGAATTATTTAAGTCTGTTATCAATGATTGCAATAGCATATACTGAATTGAATGACTACAAAAATGCAAAAGAATACTACAAAAAAATATTGAACATAGAGCCAAATTTTTTGTGGGTCAAAAATGAGCTATACCCTAAATTATTAAAGAAAATGAAATAG
- the ahcY gene encoding adenosylhomocysteinase — MDKIIVETLPYKVADITLADWGRKEIGIAEKEMPGLMAIRKKHAAKKPLKGARVMGSLHMTIQTAVLIETLVELGADVRWCSCNIFSTQDHAAAAIAAAGVPVFAWKGESLEEYWWCTAQALSFPGGKGPNLIVDDGGDATLFIHLGFKAEKDATVLNNKAESHEEQVILTMLKDILAEDNQKWHRTVKEWKGVSEETTTGVHRLYQMMESGELLIPAINVNDSVTKSKFDNLYGCRESLADGIKRATDVMLAGKVVVVCGYGDVGKGCARSMRSYGSRVIITEIDPICALQAAMEGFEIKTIEDTLGEGNIYVTTTGNCDIITLEHIKAMKDQTIVCNIGHFDNEIQVDRLNTMPGVKQINIKPQVDQYVFPDGHSIYLLAEGRLVNLGCATGHPSFVMSNSFSNQTLAQLELWTKTWKIGVYRLPKELDEEVARLHLEQLGVKLTQLTKKQADYIGVKAEGPYKSDHYRY, encoded by the coding sequence ATGGATAAGATAATTGTAGAAACCCTGCCATACAAAGTTGCCGACATTACGTTGGCCGACTGGGGTCGTAAGGAAATTGGAATAGCCGAAAAGGAGATGCCAGGATTGATGGCTATCCGGAAAAAGCACGCTGCTAAAAAACCGCTTAAGGGTGCCCGCGTAATGGGATCGCTCCACATGACCATTCAAACGGCAGTGCTCATTGAAACCCTAGTGGAGCTGGGAGCCGATGTAAGATGGTGCAGCTGCAACATCTTTTCCACCCAGGATCACGCGGCCGCCGCCATTGCCGCTGCAGGTGTTCCGGTTTTTGCTTGGAAAGGCGAATCGCTCGAGGAATACTGGTGGTGCACAGCACAGGCGCTTTCGTTCCCCGGAGGAAAAGGTCCAAACCTTATTGTAGACGATGGTGGCGATGCTACCCTCTTTATCCACCTTGGCTTTAAGGCCGAAAAGGACGCTACCGTCCTCAATAATAAAGCTGAAAGCCACGAAGAGCAAGTTATTCTCACCATGCTCAAGGATATTCTCGCCGAAGACAACCAGAAATGGCACCGCACCGTGAAGGAGTGGAAGGGCGTTTCGGAAGAGACCACCACCGGCGTTCACCGCCTCTACCAAATGATGGAATCGGGCGAGTTGCTCATTCCCGCCATCAACGTAAACGACTCCGTTACCAAGAGCAAATTCGACAACCTCTACGGATGTCGCGAATCGCTGGCCGACGGTATTAAGCGCGCCACCGATGTTATGCTTGCCGGAAAGGTTGTAGTGGTTTGCGGCTACGGCGACGTGGGTAAAGGATGTGCCCGAAGCATGCGCTCCTACGGCTCACGCGTAATCATAACGGAGATCGACCCCATTTGTGCGCTACAAGCTGCCATGGAAGGATTCGAAATCAAAACCATTGAGGATACACTCGGCGAAGGAAACATCTACGTTACCACCACCGGCAACTGCGATATCATAACCCTTGAGCACATCAAGGCGATGAAGGATCAAACCATTGTTTGCAACATTGGCCATTTCGACAACGAGATCCAAGTTGATCGCCTCAACACCATGCCTGGGGTGAAACAGATAAACATTAAGCCACAGGTGGATCAATACGTATTCCCCGATGGCCACTCCATCTACCTCTTGGCCGAAGGTCGCTTGGTAAACCTTGGCTGCGCCACCGGTCACCCATCGTTTGTGATGAGCAACAGCTTCAGCAACCAAACGCTGGCACAGCTGGAACTATGGACCAAGACTTGGAAAATTGGCGTTTACCGCCTGCCCAAGGAACTCGACGAGGAAGTTGCTCGCCTGCACCTGGAGCAGCTCGGCGTTAAGCTTACTCAGCTAACCAAAAAGCAAGCCGACTATATTGGTGTAAAAGCCGAAGGCCCATATAAGTCGGACCATTACCGCTACTAG
- a CDS encoding sterol desaturase family protein: MEFVAWSNHKYVMHGFLWNWHIDHHRKDNLQGLPLNTEDKLLEKNDLFFLVYAIPAIILMIVGFSIQSMPMVFVSVGITLYGFTYFAIHDIIIHNRIKISFLQGKHNFFIEAVIKAHTAHHKPKNKQDFNNYGLLVFPLKFLKS, from the coding sequence ATGGAATTTGTTGCATGGTCGAACCATAAATATGTCATGCATGGCTTTTTATGGAATTGGCATATTGACCATCATCGAAAAGACAACTTACAGGGCTTGCCTCTAAATACAGAAGACAAGCTCTTAGAAAAAAACGATTTGTTCTTTCTGGTATATGCGATTCCTGCAATTATATTAATGATAGTTGGATTCTCAATTCAATCTATGCCCATGGTATTTGTCAGCGTTGGGATTACACTTTATGGCTTTACTTACTTTGCAATTCACGATATAATAATACACAATCGGATAAAAATTTCTTTTTTACAGGGAAAGCACAACTTCTTTATCGAAGCAGTTATTAAAGCACATACAGCACACCACAAGCCCAAAAACAAGCAAGATTTTAACAATTATGGATTATTGGTGTTTCCATTAAAATTCTTAAAATCGTAA
- a CDS encoding DUF2185 domain-containing protein — protein sequence MGSNNYKLKSQDIKELVPSMGYCYASDTITVDGMKVGYMYREIRDDNDDSGWRFLSGTETEEYVEDDTNSMFFEVNVIANYDPAIIPYLKMRVGTELERVEGTDTFQAVEPE from the coding sequence ATGGGCAGCAACAACTACAAACTTAAATCACAAGACATTAAGGAACTCGTTCCTTCAATGGGCTACTGCTACGCATCCGATACCATCACGGTAGATGGGATGAAGGTTGGCTATATGTACCGCGAAATTCGCGACGATAACGACGACAGCGGTTGGCGTTTTCTGTCGGGCACCGAAACGGAGGAATACGTCGAAGACGACACCAACAGCATGTTTTTTGAAGTAAACGTAATCGCCAACTACGATCCGGCCATTATCCCCTACCTAAAAATGCGGGTAGGCACTGAGCTGGAACGAGTAGAGGGAACCGACACTTTCCAAGCAGTTGAACCCGAATAA